One stretch of Croceibacterium atlanticum DNA includes these proteins:
- the dcm gene encoding DNA (cytosine-5-)-methyltransferase has protein sequence MRKSAVRQNEFNQLCDRAGLTPSEAASLLSVSDRTIARYANGTGRPSQLALRVLKEAARKTAGPPRPVSFRFIDLFAGIGGLRIGFQGIGGHCTFTSEWDANAQKTYAQNFRDNHPLAGDIREYAEEPDRIPEHDVLLAGFPCQPFSIAGVSKKNALGRPHGFLCDTQGTLFFDTAQIIAHHRPAAFVLENVKNLESHDKGRTFATIMNVLENELGYHVQTRVISSEHWVPQKRERIFIVGFREPTAFDLKGLKLPEGGPKLGSILQPHDEVDPKYTLTERLWEYLQAYKKKHNAKGNGFGYSLFGPDDVTRTLSARYYKDGSEVLVAQPGKRPRRLTPLECARLMGFDRGDRRWKIPVSDTQAYRQFGNAVVVPVVEFIAEAMKPHIEAALSTASTHPITAPVTVTRPDREPAVANG, from the coding sequence ATGCGAAAATCGGCGGTGCGACAGAATGAATTCAACCAGCTCTGCGATCGCGCAGGGCTGACGCCTTCCGAAGCAGCATCGCTGCTGTCCGTATCAGACCGCACGATTGCCCGCTATGCCAATGGTACCGGTCGCCCGTCACAGCTGGCATTGCGCGTCCTGAAAGAAGCGGCGAGAAAAACCGCCGGGCCTCCCCGTCCTGTTTCATTTCGCTTTATCGATCTGTTCGCTGGAATTGGCGGGCTGCGGATTGGCTTTCAGGGAATTGGCGGGCATTGCACGTTCACATCGGAATGGGATGCAAACGCGCAAAAGACATACGCACAGAATTTTCGCGATAATCACCCTCTTGCCGGCGACATCCGCGAATATGCGGAGGAACCCGATCGTATCCCCGAACATGATGTCCTGCTCGCCGGATTCCCCTGCCAGCCGTTCTCCATTGCCGGGGTCTCAAAAAAGAATGCGCTCGGACGCCCGCACGGCTTCCTTTGCGACACGCAGGGGACGCTGTTCTTCGATACGGCCCAGATCATCGCCCATCACCGCCCGGCGGCATTCGTGCTGGAAAATGTCAAGAATCTCGAAAGCCACGACAAGGGGCGCACCTTTGCCACTATCATGAACGTCCTGGAAAACGAGTTGGGATATCATGTGCAGACGCGCGTGATCAGTTCCGAGCATTGGGTGCCGCAGAAGCGGGAGCGCATCTTCATTGTCGGCTTTCGTGAGCCAACCGCCTTCGATCTGAAGGGCTTGAAGCTGCCGGAAGGTGGTCCGAAGCTCGGCAGCATTCTCCAGCCACACGATGAAGTAGATCCCAAATACACCCTGACCGAGCGGCTCTGGGAGTATCTGCAGGCCTACAAAAAAAAGCATAACGCGAAGGGCAATGGCTTCGGCTACAGCCTGTTCGGACCTGACGATGTGACACGGACCCTGTCGGCACGTTATTACAAGGATGGTTCCGAAGTGCTGGTTGCCCAGCCAGGCAAGCGTCCCCGGCGACTGACCCCGCTTGAATGCGCGCGACTTATGGGTTTCGACCGGGGTGATCGCCGCTGGAAGATCCCGGTGTCTGATACCCAGGCCTATCGTCAGTTCGGCAATGCTGTGGTGGTGCCGGTCGTCGAGTTCATTGCCGAAGCGATGAAGCCGCATATCGAAGCGGCGCTTTCGACAGCCAGTACTCATCCGATCACTGCTCCTGTCACAGTAACCCGTCCCGACCGGGAACCCGCTGTAGCGAATGGCTGA
- a CDS encoding very short patch repair endonuclease — translation MADIVPAEVRSRMMAGIRSTNTRPELLLRKGLHAQGFRFRLHDRSLPGKPDIVLPRYHAVIFAHGCFWHGHDCHLFKWPATRPEFWRTKIGRNREVDQRTDAALADAGWRQAIVWECALKGRTRLPLEEVISACADWLRSDRQRIEIRGG, via the coding sequence ATGGCTGACATCGTTCCGGCCGAGGTGCGCAGCCGGATGATGGCAGGAATCCGGAGCACGAACACCAGGCCCGAATTGCTTCTGCGCAAGGGACTGCATGCACAGGGTTTCCGTTTTCGGCTCCACGACCGGTCCTTGCCGGGAAAACCTGATATCGTTCTGCCCCGCTACCACGCCGTTATTTTTGCACATGGCTGCTTCTGGCACGGTCATGACTGTCATCTGTTCAAATGGCCCGCGACCCGGCCCGAATTCTGGCGAACCAAGATCGGTCGCAATCGTGAGGTTGACCAGCGCACGGATGCCGCACTGGCTGACGCTGGCTGGCGACAGGCAATTGTCTGGGAATGTGCCCTGAAGGGCCGAACCCGTTTGCCGCTTGAAGAAGTGATCTCTGCCTGTGCAGACTGGTTGAGGTCGGACAGGCAGAGAATCGAGATCAGGGGAGGATAA
- a CDS encoding type II restriction endonuclease, protein MRRGMLSDLFTGVVAKKLTLVETITEKSNQHEFQGTRPLRRLMGEDDRRGIPTRFIWISGEQEAVTEDGFMSWSNVRKGKPRAPEYHLYYSGNAVTELMQPADMLFLALQRDGSILVVITPADTIQNQLVWLFGIEEQPEFGFTFQEIEGKHNAELDFAARYILDELGIEPDEPEADQLDSLIEQFGLVFPTTRIFSELARSSLPGVSAADDPDRALIDWMDREEQLFRRLERRIVTARIGDGFRAPDGADVDGFLSFSLSVQNRRKARAGQALENHLEAVFGAQGICYVRGAETENRNKPDFLFPGQEEYRDPDFPAARLTMLGAKSTLKDRWRQVLSEAVRIEEKHLLTLEPGISENQTDEMQAKRLQLVVPQRLHNTYRLTQQAWLMDVTSFLDVVRVRQES, encoded by the coding sequence ATGCGCCGGGGGATGTTGTCGGACCTGTTTACCGGCGTCGTGGCCAAGAAGCTGACGCTGGTCGAAACGATCACCGAAAAGTCGAACCAGCATGAATTTCAGGGTACGCGGCCACTCCGGCGTCTGATGGGCGAGGACGACCGGCGCGGCATTCCAACCCGTTTCATCTGGATTTCCGGCGAGCAGGAAGCCGTAACCGAAGACGGCTTCATGAGCTGGTCAAATGTCCGCAAGGGCAAGCCCCGCGCGCCGGAGTACCATCTCTATTATTCCGGCAACGCCGTTACCGAATTGATGCAGCCGGCAGATATGCTGTTTCTTGCGCTGCAACGGGACGGATCGATCCTTGTCGTCATCACGCCGGCAGACACCATCCAGAACCAGCTTGTCTGGCTCTTCGGCATCGAGGAGCAGCCCGAATTCGGTTTCACCTTCCAGGAGATTGAAGGGAAGCACAACGCCGAACTCGATTTCGCAGCACGCTATATTCTCGATGAGCTTGGGATAGAGCCGGACGAACCGGAAGCGGATCAGCTTGACAGCCTGATCGAGCAATTCGGGCTGGTCTTTCCGACAACCCGGATTTTCTCGGAACTGGCTCGTTCCTCCCTGCCGGGCGTATCAGCTGCCGATGATCCGGACCGAGCCCTCATTGACTGGATGGACCGGGAGGAACAGCTTTTCCGCCGCCTCGAACGGCGCATTGTTACGGCGCGGATCGGCGACGGCTTTCGCGCGCCCGACGGTGCCGATGTCGATGGTTTTCTTTCCTTCTCGCTAAGCGTCCAGAACCGGCGTAAGGCGCGAGCCGGACAGGCACTGGAGAACCATCTGGAAGCCGTATTCGGAGCGCAGGGCATTTGCTATGTGCGTGGCGCCGAAACCGAGAACCGCAACAAGCCTGATTTCCTCTTTCCCGGTCAGGAGGAATATCGCGATCCGGATTTTCCCGCTGCACGCCTGACCATGCTGGGCGCCAAGTCGACGCTCAAGGACCGCTGGCGTCAGGTGCTTTCGGAAGCTGTGCGGATCGAGGAAAAGCATCTCCTGACTCTCGAACCGGGTATATCCGAGAACCAGACTGACGAGATGCAGGCGAAGCGCCTCCAGCTTGTCGTACCGCAGCGTTTGCACAACACCTACCGTCTGACACAGCAAGCATGGCTCATGGACGTGACCAGCTTTTTGGACGTGGTCCGTGTCCGACAGGAAAGCTAG
- a CDS encoding CopG family transcriptional regulator, producing the protein MSKARLSVYLDHDIMQALAIWADRRGQSRSLIAEAAIASFLSPDGDERREAAMAKRIDRLDRKVARLERDLGIGVEMIALFVRFWLTSTPPPPESERAALRRLGGDRYDAFIEALGRRLASEARVRQEISEDKLASPE; encoded by the coding sequence ATGAGCAAGGCACGGCTTTCCGTTTATCTCGACCATGACATCATGCAGGCGCTCGCAATCTGGGCCGACCGGCGCGGGCAATCACGATCGCTGATTGCCGAGGCCGCCATCGCGTCCTTCCTGTCCCCCGATGGTGATGAGCGGCGCGAGGCGGCGATGGCGAAGCGCATCGACCGGCTCGACCGCAAGGTGGCACGGCTCGAACGCGATCTCGGTATCGGCGTCGAGATGATCGCGCTTTTCGTGCGCTTCTGGCTGACATCGACGCCGCCACCGCCGGAAAGCGAACGCGCCGCGCTGCGCCGTTTGGGCGGTGATCGCTACGATGCCTTCATTGAAGCGCTGGGACGCAGGCTCGCCAGCGAAGCGAGGGTCAGGCAGGAGATCAGTGAGGATAAGCTGGCATCGCCGGAATAG
- a CDS encoding conjugal transfer protein TraG, translated as MSATKILWGQIIAVFLIVLITVWSATQWTAAALAWQPELGAPWFMAFGWPVYPPYAFFWWWFAYDAYAPEIFQTGAIIAASGGFAAIIVAIGMSVWRARELENAETYGSARWADEREIRKAGLLGDDGVVLGAFGGAYLRHDGPEHVLCYAPTRSGKGVGLVVPSLLTWPGSAIVHDIKGENWQLTAGFRACHGRVLLFDPTNALSAAYNPLLEVRRGRWEVRDVQNVADVLVDPEGSLERRNHWEKTSHSLLVGAILHVLYAEPDKTLAGVAAFLSDPARPIETTLDRMMATPHLGKAGVHPVVASAARELLNKSANERSGVLSTAMSFLGLYRDPVVAEVTRTCQWRIADIVEGPAPATLYLVIPPSDISRTRPLIRLMLNQIGRRLTEELESGAKRHRLLLMLDEFPALGRLDFFESALAFMAGYGIKGFLIAQSLNQIEKAYGQNNAILDNCHIRVSFATNDERTGKRVSDALGTATEMRAMKNYAGHRLSPWLGHLMVSRSETARQLMTQGEVMHLPPNEEIVMVSGVHPIRAKKATYYTDTRLASRIMTPPDPALWTKREVRPDDWRDMPTIAPDATMMRVLAEHRAKAEGPGEGDDEGNAPKAGKTDATGESEVAADVRREPEQERHIDIAPKARSVPANEFDPDEPEADADAIRNRAVLREQAMNARRATMDRDDGIEL; from the coding sequence ATGTCCGCGACCAAAATCCTCTGGGGCCAGATCATTGCCGTCTTCCTGATCGTGCTCATCACGGTCTGGAGCGCAACCCAATGGACGGCGGCTGCGCTGGCCTGGCAACCCGAACTTGGCGCGCCCTGGTTCATGGCATTCGGATGGCCGGTCTATCCACCCTATGCCTTCTTCTGGTGGTGGTTCGCCTATGACGCCTACGCGCCGGAGATATTTCAGACCGGCGCCATCATTGCCGCGTCGGGCGGGTTCGCCGCGATCATAGTAGCGATTGGCATGTCGGTCTGGCGCGCCCGCGAGCTTGAGAACGCCGAGACCTATGGTTCGGCACGCTGGGCGGACGAGAGGGAAATCCGCAAGGCCGGTCTGCTCGGCGACGACGGCGTGGTGCTGGGTGCGTTCGGCGGTGCCTATCTGCGCCATGACGGACCGGAGCATGTCCTGTGCTATGCCCCGACCCGTAGCGGCAAGGGCGTCGGCCTCGTCGTGCCCTCGCTGCTGACATGGCCAGGCTCCGCCATCGTCCACGACATCAAGGGGGAGAACTGGCAGCTTACTGCTGGCTTTCGCGCGTGCCACGGTCGCGTGCTTTTGTTCGATCCGACCAATGCGCTGTCGGCGGCCTACAATCCGCTGCTGGAAGTACGACGTGGCCGGTGGGAAGTGCGCGACGTGCAGAATGTCGCCGACGTGCTGGTCGATCCCGAAGGCTCGCTCGAACGCCGCAACCATTGGGAGAAAACCTCCCACTCGCTGCTGGTCGGCGCGATCCTCCATGTCCTCTATGCCGAACCCGACAAGACGCTGGCCGGGGTCGCCGCGTTCCTGTCCGACCCGGCGCGGCCAATCGAGACGACGCTCGACCGGATGATGGCAACCCCGCACCTGGGCAAGGCCGGTGTTCATCCCGTCGTCGCCAGCGCCGCGCGCGAGCTGCTCAACAAATCAGCGAACGAGAGGTCGGGCGTTCTCTCGACTGCCATGTCCTTCCTTGGCCTCTATCGCGATCCGGTGGTCGCCGAGGTTACGCGGACCTGTCAGTGGCGCATTGCCGACATTGTCGAAGGCCCGGCGCCGGCAACGCTCTATCTGGTGATCCCGCCCTCCGACATCTCGCGTACCAGACCGCTCATCCGCCTGATGCTCAACCAGATCGGCCGGCGCCTGACAGAAGAACTGGAAAGCGGTGCGAAGCGCCATCGCCTGCTGCTGATGCTCGATGAGTTTCCTGCGCTGGGCCGGCTCGACTTCTTCGAGTCCGCGCTGGCGTTCATGGCCGGCTACGGCATCAAGGGGTTCCTGATCGCCCAATCGCTCAACCAGATCGAGAAGGCATATGGCCAGAACAACGCGATCCTCGACAATTGTCATATCAGGGTGAGCTTTGCGACCAATGACGAGCGCACCGGAAAGCGGGTGTCCGATGCGCTCGGCACCGCCACCGAAATGCGGGCGATGAAGAACTATGCCGGGCACCGCCTGTCGCCCTGGCTCGGGCACCTGATGGTCTCGCGTTCGGAGACCGCGCGCCAGCTCATGACCCAGGGCGAAGTCATGCACCTGCCGCCCAACGAGGAGATCGTCATGGTCTCCGGTGTTCATCCTATCCGCGCGAAGAAGGCGACCTATTACACCGACACCCGTCTGGCTTCGCGGATCATGACGCCGCCCGATCCCGCCTTATGGACCAAGCGCGAAGTTCGCCCTGACGACTGGCGGGACATGCCGACTATCGCGCCCGATGCCACGATGATGCGAGTGCTGGCCGAACACCGTGCGAAGGCGGAAGGACCAGGGGAAGGTGACGATGAGGGCAATGCGCCGAAGGCGGGCAAGACTGATGCGACCGGAGAGAGCGAGGTGGCAGCCGACGTTCGCCGGGAGCCCGAACAGGAGCGCCATATCGACATCGCGCCGAAGGCCCGGTCCGTGCCAGCCAACGAATTCGATCCCGACGAACCGGAAGCAGATGCGGACGCGATCCGCAATCGGGCTGTCCTGCGCGAGCAGGCGATGAACGCGCGCCGCGCGACAATGGATCGCGATGACGGGATCGAGCTATGA
- a CDS encoding ImmA/IrrE family metallo-endopeptidase: MAEAVGITDIHRLDTASFEGGLVTQPERASGVILVNSKGSVQRQRFTIGHELGHYLIIAHQPARAGQFTCSKSDMAIRVADRDNRARRMEMEANRFSAGILMPLARFKPDMRNLGTPALEHVFALATRYNMSKEATALQYVLHHDDVCAVIVSKDGIVRRIYKPNRFPFIDVRIGADLPTPSLAARLANSQQSDWDDVNAGVWLALAAEGCPPSLQEQAYRLSGGWMMTLLVHTDQDEEEDGEGGIPDAYDVWENPRFPSRSRRR, translated from the coding sequence TTGGCCGAGGCGGTCGGCATCACCGATATCCATCGGCTGGACACAGCCAGCTTCGAAGGTGGACTGGTTACACAGCCCGAACGCGCGAGCGGCGTCATTCTGGTCAACAGCAAGGGCTCGGTGCAACGCCAGCGCTTCACTATCGGGCACGAACTCGGACATTACCTTATTATCGCCCACCAGCCCGCGCGCGCCGGCCAGTTCACATGCTCGAAATCCGATATGGCGATCCGCGTGGCGGATCGCGACAATCGTGCGCGGCGGATGGAAATGGAGGCCAATCGGTTCAGCGCGGGCATCCTGATGCCGCTCGCGCGCTTCAAGCCCGACATGCGCAATCTGGGGACACCGGCGCTGGAGCATGTGTTCGCGCTGGCCACGCGCTACAATATGAGCAAGGAAGCGACCGCTCTCCAATATGTGCTGCATCATGATGACGTTTGCGCGGTCATCGTCTCCAAGGATGGCATCGTCCGTCGAATCTACAAGCCCAACCGTTTCCCATTCATAGATGTTCGGATCGGGGCGGATTTGCCTACGCCTTCCCTGGCCGCGCGCTTGGCTAATAGTCAGCAATCCGATTGGGATGACGTGAACGCTGGCGTGTGGTTGGCCCTTGCGGCAGAAGGCTGTCCCCCATCCCTGCAGGAACAAGCCTATCGGCTGAGCGGTGGATGGATGATGACGCTGCTTGTTCATACCGATCAGGACGAGGAGGAAGACGGCGAAGGAGGAATTCCTGATGCCTATGACGTGTGGGAAAACCCACGCTTTCCGTCTCGAAGCCGGCGCCGGTGA
- a CDS encoding helix-turn-helix domain-containing protein: MSLATKLQKLRTAKRQSLQDVADAIGASKAHVWELEKGTAKNPSIELVRKLADHFGVSIASLVGEAPDEGSDEEQLLVMYRDLKSLDAKERELIEDIIKGMQKRRTGG, encoded by the coding sequence ATGTCCTTGGCGACGAAGCTTCAAAAACTTCGCACGGCAAAGCGACAGTCGCTTCAGGATGTCGCGGACGCCATTGGCGCATCGAAAGCGCACGTCTGGGAACTGGAGAAGGGCACCGCCAAGAATCCGTCGATCGAGCTCGTCCGAAAGCTCGCCGATCATTTCGGCGTTTCAATTGCCAGCCTTGTTGGAGAGGCACCCGACGAAGGCAGCGACGAAGAACAATTGCTCGTCATGTATCGCGACCTGAAATCGCTCGATGCGAAGGAGCGCGAACTGATCGAAGATATCATCAAGGGAATGCAGAAGCGCCGAACCGGGGGGTAA
- a CDS encoding DUF2188 domain-containing protein, which produces MSRNQHITPHPRGWAVQPAGGQRASSVHRTQAEAIARGREIARNQESELLIHGRNGRIRARDSHGRDEFPPEG; this is translated from the coding sequence ATGAGTCGTAACCAACATATCACGCCCCACCCCCGCGGCTGGGCCGTCCAGCCGGCCGGAGGCCAGCGTGCGTCGTCTGTTCACCGGACACAGGCTGAGGCGATTGCCCGCGGTCGCGAGATCGCCCGCAATCAGGAATCCGAACTTCTTATCCATGGCCGCAACGGTCGAATCCGCGCGCGCGACAGCCACGGCCGCGACGAATTCCCGCCCGAAGGCTGA
- a CDS encoding nucleotidyltransferase domain-containing protein — translation MTYQTPILPPSTADALLMDVARRIQLSPTKHDEAEQHYQALCAHVDRPDSPLHGKVIACYPGGSFATGTAIASRVSKDQHDVDVVIELDISPYSEPSGVLATLFVAINGDEGSRYHGRVTLNSRCVTVTYEDGTRVDLMPIARLAHTPLKAGHLFHWRRESVETYHKPVNPWGFADHFNREVAFDPVFATMFDARRQIADGVVAKAETDPLPGRVPLSEKSSRVVALQLLKRNRDVRYRSREGRKPPSVVLAAMALDIGPARSGLVDEVINIASHISGQLQDHIRRFGTLVVRNPSFPEDIFTDRWPGDVAAQNVYMRDLDHLQRQLGRLRSDNTNLTEMRTILDDLFGETAAGFAVERFLDASRREAERGTMRFGTTGRILTGAPAILGAATSTTARASTNMGGGCIPD, via the coding sequence ATGACATACCAGACGCCGATCCTGCCGCCTTCGACCGCCGATGCTCTCCTGATGGACGTCGCGCGCCGCATCCAACTCTCGCCCACCAAGCATGACGAGGCCGAACAGCATTATCAGGCGCTCTGCGCCCATGTGGATCGGCCCGACAGCCCGCTGCACGGGAAGGTGATCGCCTGCTATCCTGGGGGCAGTTTCGCGACCGGAACTGCGATCGCATCGCGCGTCTCGAAAGATCAGCACGATGTCGACGTCGTCATCGAACTCGACATTTCGCCGTACAGCGAGCCTTCGGGAGTGCTTGCGACCTTGTTCGTCGCGATCAATGGGGACGAAGGCAGCCGATATCACGGACGGGTCACCCTCAACAGCCGCTGCGTCACCGTGACCTATGAAGATGGCACGCGCGTCGATCTTATGCCGATTGCCCGGCTCGCCCACACGCCCCTCAAGGCCGGCCATCTGTTCCACTGGCGACGTGAGAGCGTCGAAACCTATCATAAGCCGGTCAACCCCTGGGGCTTCGCCGATCACTTCAATCGCGAAGTCGCGTTCGATCCGGTTTTCGCAACGATGTTCGACGCCCGCCGCCAGATCGCGGACGGGGTAGTCGCGAAAGCCGAAACCGACCCACTGCCGGGCCGCGTTCCCCTTTCGGAGAAATCATCGCGTGTCGTCGCCCTCCAGTTGCTGAAGCGCAACCGCGATGTTCGCTACCGTTCTCGTGAGGGCCGCAAGCCGCCGTCGGTAGTGCTCGCGGCGATGGCGCTGGACATCGGTCCGGCACGCTCCGGACTGGTTGACGAGGTCATCAATATCGCCTCGCACATTAGCGGCCAGCTTCAGGATCACATTCGGCGGTTCGGCACACTCGTCGTGCGCAATCCCTCATTCCCGGAGGACATTTTCACCGATCGTTGGCCGGGCGACGTCGCCGCGCAGAATGTCTATATGCGGGACCTCGATCATCTGCAGCGACAGCTTGGTCGCCTTCGCAGCGACAATACGAACTTGACCGAGATGCGGACTATTCTCGACGACCTATTCGGCGAGACGGCGGCAGGCTTCGCAGTGGAGCGCTTCCTTGACGCAAGCCGGCGCGAAGCCGAACGCGGCACGATGCGGTTCGGAACGACCGGACGTATCCTCACCGGCGCGCCTGCCATCCTCGGCGCCGCGACGAGCACGACCGCGCGCGCCAGCACCAACATGGGTGGCGGATGCATCCCGGACTGA
- a CDS encoding CBASS cGAMP-activated phospholipase, with protein MASPLRRPSRRSDGTLAEQRLQLPWPADRPFRILSIDGGGIRGILPAALLAEFENRHLGGRSAGDYFDMIAGTSTGGIIALGLSTGMCASEILQLYLDHGEAIFPPIRPPFKKLKSGLRFFHSLTRYQYEREPLERELRKLFGDQTIGDAGCRLCIPAFDGFTEVHIFKTPHHPDFKLDWREQMVTAALATSAAPTFFSVYKNGDRRFADGGVWANNPVMVALVDALSCHALDRRQVQILSLGCGESEMFFTHDQVHFGGLWHWKEVISSAMRLSGQNALGQAGLLIGRDQLVRIDAPQMADDPIALDDYYRAKQILLPLARTLASEFDEVVRLRFFDDPAESYRAYYGPHAV; from the coding sequence ATGGCATCACCACTGAGAAGGCCATCGCGGCGGTCTGATGGAACATTAGCCGAGCAGCGGTTGCAATTACCCTGGCCCGCCGACAGACCTTTCCGTATTCTTTCGATCGACGGCGGCGGAATCCGCGGCATCCTTCCCGCCGCTCTTCTGGCCGAGTTTGAAAATCGCCACCTTGGCGGACGCTCCGCAGGCGACTATTTCGACATGATAGCGGGAACCTCGACAGGCGGCATCATCGCCCTTGGCCTGTCGACTGGTATGTGCGCGAGCGAAATTCTCCAGCTTTACCTCGATCATGGCGAAGCAATTTTTCCACCGATCCGCCCCCCTTTCAAAAAGCTCAAGTCGGGTCTTCGCTTCTTCCATTCGCTGACGCGCTATCAGTATGAGCGCGAGCCGCTGGAGCGCGAACTGCGCAAGCTGTTCGGCGACCAGACGATCGGCGATGCCGGCTGCCGTCTGTGCATCCCGGCATTTGACGGATTCACCGAAGTCCATATCTTCAAGACGCCTCACCATCCCGACTTCAAATTGGACTGGCGCGAGCAAATGGTGACGGCCGCCCTCGCTACCTCCGCAGCGCCAACCTTCTTTTCAGTCTATAAGAATGGCGACCGCCGCTTTGCTGATGGGGGAGTCTGGGCGAACAATCCCGTCATGGTCGCCTTGGTCGATGCGCTGAGCTGCCATGCGCTCGATCGTCGCCAGGTCCAGATTCTGTCACTCGGTTGTGGCGAGTCCGAGATGTTCTTTACGCATGATCAAGTCCACTTCGGCGGGCTGTGGCACTGGAAAGAGGTCATTTCGTCGGCAATGCGACTGTCTGGCCAAAACGCGCTTGGTCAGGCAGGGCTTCTCATAGGTCGCGATCAGCTTGTGAGGATCGACGCGCCTCAGATGGCCGACGATCCGATCGCGCTCGACGACTATTACCGTGCCAAGCAAATCCTGCTTCCGCTTGCCCGCACTCTCGCGAGCGAATTTGACGAAGTTGTTAGGCTGCGATTTTTTGACGATCCTGCCGAATCCTATCGTGCGTATTATGGCCCGCACGCTGTATGA